The following coding sequences are from one Aethina tumida isolate Nest 87 chromosome 2, icAetTumi1.1, whole genome shotgun sequence window:
- the LOC109599170 gene encoding uncharacterized protein LOC109599170 isoform X2, with amino-acid sequence MKPTEISNMDFFTKFLKAEKLWNKRIDFHTPLEPIIYVLSVLMLPVIILTIAVFGIFKFMVGLCLRAKYKTNFGGLVTGGDVLWTIEEETSKNIINTLLIIDIKDQTLHSLKQSIINRVKNTLYRIEGSKITGIRQSELGYTFLLKNQYTAEEAISFLPDINNGSVLEERELEDIVSEYSNKPLPKNDLALWQILIGRNPVNYKGSKHYFLIFRIHHIVGDGSSLIQTMLDNFGDCVPKPPATNFRKEPDFVEQLVYLLNGIYTFIISFAFLVNQSMFKHNDSSSLHGKELSGEKIVLWNTDEYPNLLEAVRAVKNKIPDTKFSEIIFSAISAGISDYFCKISENPPETATAIVPVVLTSSHTKLSNTFTIGLIDIPIALKSSPTDNNILGQRLDEVKTKVSLIKELVDYKINYWVLTVLCPVLPIPFLKLLVDVNKCTMGVSNLPGCCKISIFNGCNLKDIVFWVPHRGKTGLGFSILTYDNRLQLGLNVDKALMPTKEDAQTVLNGISKYIVSLNQEVIGKL; translated from the exons ATGAAACCAACAGAGATTTCTAATATGgacttttttacaaaattcttaaaagcT GAAAAACTTTGGAACAAACGGATCGATTTTCACACCCCCTTGGAACCCATAATTTACGTACTTTCTGTTTTGATGCTAccggtaataattttaaccatCGCAGTATttggtatatttaaattcatggtAGGATTATGCCTAAgagcaaaatataaaacgaattTTGGAGGCCTAGTAACAGGGGGAGATGTGTTATGGACCATTGAAGAGGAAACATCAAAGAACATCATCAACACACTTTTAATAATCGACATCAAAGATCAAACGTTGCATTCGCTAAAACAATCCATCATAAATAgagtaaaaaatactttatatcGCATAGAAGGCTCGAAAATCACTGGCATTAGACAATCAGAACTGGGATACACATTTCTTTTGAAAAACCAATACACGGCGGAAGAGGCAATTTCGTTCTTACCAGATATTAATAACGGATCGGTTTTGGAAGAACGTGAGTTGGAGGACATTGTATCTGAATACAGCAACAAACCCTTACCGAAGAATGATTTGGCTCTTTGGCAAATATTGATAGGCAGAAACCCAGTAAACTACAAAGGCTCGAAGcactactttttaatatttagaatccACCACATAGTCGGAGACGGATCTTCTTTGATCCAGACAATGTTGGACAATTTCGGCGATTGTGTACCTAAACCACCTGCTACGAATTTTAGAAAAGAGCCGGATTTCGTTGAACAACTTGTGTACCTTTTAAACGGTATTTACACTTTCATTATATCGTTCGCCTTTCTCGTCAATCAATCAATGTTCAAACACAACGATTCCAGCAGCCTGCACGGCAAAGAATTATCCGGCGAGAAGATTGTGCTTTGGAATACAGATGAGTATCCTAATCTACTTGAAGCCGTGAGAGCTGTAAAGAACAAAATACCAGATACAAAATTCTCCGAGATCATTTTCAGCGCTATTTCCGCCGGTATTTCGGATTATTTCTGTAAA ATTTCCGAAAATCCCCCAGAAACTGCTACAGCTATAGTTCCGGTTGTATTAACCAGTAGCCACACAAAATTGAGCAACACCTTCACAATTGGACTAATAGATATACCAATAGCTCTCAAAAGCTCACCCACAGATAACAACATTTTAGGACAAAGACTTGATGAAGTCAAAACTAAAGtcagtttaataaaagaacTAGTTGACTACAAG ataaattattgGGTGTTGACCGTCCTTTGTCCTGTTCTACCAATTCCCTTTTTGAAACTGTTGGTAGACGTAAATAAATGCACCATGGGAGTGAGTAATTTACCTGGATGttgtaaaatttctatattcaATGGATGCAATCTCAAGGATATTGTTTTCTGGGTACCACATAGAGGCAAAACTG GTTTAGGATTTTCGATATTAACTTACGACAATAGGTTACAACTTGGTTTGAATGTTGATAAGGCTCTTATGCCTACAAAAGAAGACGCCCAAACTGTATTAAATGGAATATCAAAGTACATTGTGTCTTTGAATCAAGAAGTAATAgggaaactttaa
- the LOC109599170 gene encoding uncharacterized protein LOC109599170 isoform X1: MEVIYYPIGFNVTWDKIELKHNGSEIMDKISLVLFGICLWECKEKLWNKRIDFHTPLEPIIYVLSVLMLPVIILTIAVFGIFKFMVGLCLRAKYKTNFGGLVTGGDVLWTIEEETSKNIINTLLIIDIKDQTLHSLKQSIINRVKNTLYRIEGSKITGIRQSELGYTFLLKNQYTAEEAISFLPDINNGSVLEERELEDIVSEYSNKPLPKNDLALWQILIGRNPVNYKGSKHYFLIFRIHHIVGDGSSLIQTMLDNFGDCVPKPPATNFRKEPDFVEQLVYLLNGIYTFIISFAFLVNQSMFKHNDSSSLHGKELSGEKIVLWNTDEYPNLLEAVRAVKNKIPDTKFSEIIFSAISAGISDYFCKISENPPETATAIVPVVLTSSHTKLSNTFTIGLIDIPIALKSSPTDNNILGQRLDEVKTKVSLIKELVDYKINYWVLTVLCPVLPIPFLKLLVDVNKCTMGVSNLPGCCKISIFNGCNLKDIVFWVPHRGKTGLGFSILTYDNRLQLGLNVDKALMPTKEDAQTVLNGISKYIVSLNQEVIGKL, from the exons ATGGAGGTGATCTATTATCCGATCGGGTTCAACGTTACATGGGATAAAATCGAATTGAAACATAATGGATCTGAAATTATGGATAAAATTAGCCTGGTACTCTTtggaatttgtttatgggaatgTAAG GAAAAACTTTGGAACAAACGGATCGATTTTCACACCCCCTTGGAACCCATAATTTACGTACTTTCTGTTTTGATGCTAccggtaataattttaaccatCGCAGTATttggtatatttaaattcatggtAGGATTATGCCTAAgagcaaaatataaaacgaattTTGGAGGCCTAGTAACAGGGGGAGATGTGTTATGGACCATTGAAGAGGAAACATCAAAGAACATCATCAACACACTTTTAATAATCGACATCAAAGATCAAACGTTGCATTCGCTAAAACAATCCATCATAAATAgagtaaaaaatactttatatcGCATAGAAGGCTCGAAAATCACTGGCATTAGACAATCAGAACTGGGATACACATTTCTTTTGAAAAACCAATACACGGCGGAAGAGGCAATTTCGTTCTTACCAGATATTAATAACGGATCGGTTTTGGAAGAACGTGAGTTGGAGGACATTGTATCTGAATACAGCAACAAACCCTTACCGAAGAATGATTTGGCTCTTTGGCAAATATTGATAGGCAGAAACCCAGTAAACTACAAAGGCTCGAAGcactactttttaatatttagaatccACCACATAGTCGGAGACGGATCTTCTTTGATCCAGACAATGTTGGACAATTTCGGCGATTGTGTACCTAAACCACCTGCTACGAATTTTAGAAAAGAGCCGGATTTCGTTGAACAACTTGTGTACCTTTTAAACGGTATTTACACTTTCATTATATCGTTCGCCTTTCTCGTCAATCAATCAATGTTCAAACACAACGATTCCAGCAGCCTGCACGGCAAAGAATTATCCGGCGAGAAGATTGTGCTTTGGAATACAGATGAGTATCCTAATCTACTTGAAGCCGTGAGAGCTGTAAAGAACAAAATACCAGATACAAAATTCTCCGAGATCATTTTCAGCGCTATTTCCGCCGGTATTTCGGATTATTTCTGTAAA ATTTCCGAAAATCCCCCAGAAACTGCTACAGCTATAGTTCCGGTTGTATTAACCAGTAGCCACACAAAATTGAGCAACACCTTCACAATTGGACTAATAGATATACCAATAGCTCTCAAAAGCTCACCCACAGATAACAACATTTTAGGACAAAGACTTGATGAAGTCAAAACTAAAGtcagtttaataaaagaacTAGTTGACTACAAG ataaattattgGGTGTTGACCGTCCTTTGTCCTGTTCTACCAATTCCCTTTTTGAAACTGTTGGTAGACGTAAATAAATGCACCATGGGAGTGAGTAATTTACCTGGATGttgtaaaatttctatattcaATGGATGCAATCTCAAGGATATTGTTTTCTGGGTACCACATAGAGGCAAAACTG GTTTAGGATTTTCGATATTAACTTACGACAATAGGTTACAACTTGGTTTGAATGTTGATAAGGCTCTTATGCCTACAAAAGAAGACGCCCAAACTGTATTAAATGGAATATCAAAGTACATTGTGTCTTTGAATCAAGAAGTAATAgggaaactttaa
- the LOC109599172 gene encoding transmembrane protein 42 produces MYKNIHFAVWAGCCASGASIFGKLSGLPPFQDFLALKILFFGLMLLCNAGVWTLFVKALHQNNSSLVATVLSTASNFVLSGVVGFVIFDETTSISWWIGLYIIIVGLLLVLRGDASQLPEEIKED; encoded by the exons atgtacaaaaacatACACTTCGCCGTGTGGGCCGGTTGTTGTGCATCCGGCGCTAGTATATTTGGAAAGTTGTCTGGGTTGCCACCGTTCCAG GACTTCCTAGCACTTAAAATTCTCTTTTTTGGATTAATGCTGTTATGTAACGCAGGTGTTTGGACCTTATTTGTCAAAGCTCTACATCAGAACAATTCTTCTCTGGTGGCAACAGTACTTAGTACTGCCTCTAATTTCGTTTTATCa ggtGTTGTCGGATTTGTTATATTTGACGAAACCACCTCAATTTCTTGGTGGATtggattatatataataattgtaggTTTATTATTGGTTCTAAGAGGTGATGCATCACAATTACcggaagaaattaaagaagattaa